In Oncorhynchus masou masou isolate Uvic2021 chromosome 31, UVic_Omas_1.1, whole genome shotgun sequence, the sequence TATTTGGACAACACACTTgaagctattttcttgttgtaacaactgcttgtagAACTCGTTAGTTTAAAAGATCCTTCACGTGTGATTCAGAGACACTACTGTCCTCAATGGTACTCCCGCCGtctttggtctttgtcatggtcGGTAGCAACATAGGTTACGCTGTTACTCCTTgcagttccagacagggcaggtcacaGGGAAGATTGAAAACAACTAAGAGCAGGGATCTTGACAGCCACAAAGCCGAGACAAACAGCTGTCCCATCCACAATGGATAACTGCATCACAGGGTTGCGTTCAAGCCCACAAGAAAACCCCGctaggcagctagctagctgctactcCAAATAGCTACTCAGACCCAGCCTTGGTCAGCAGGATCACTGGGGACTAGCCTGTCCCAGCAACTGCTGCCAACTGCGTTGTGGGATCCAAACTaataagttagctagctactaagAAACTTTCCAATAACACTTTCAAAACAACAAACCGCGCTCTCCCTCATTCAACAGGAAGTGACATGTGTGCCAGTTTACTCTGAAGGGTTAAACAACAGGTCTTGGACCAGGCTAGAGACAGTGATGGAAGGAACATAATGCATTTATTGTCATCTACCTATCAGAACACTGCATGCTGTGACATGGGCCTGGATGAGGACACATCTTCAAGCTGCCTGACTGAAAACTTTGGCCTTCAGTGGTACCGGAACCAAAAGCCTTCCCTTGGAGTACAGCAAcaatctctctcgctgtctcacaGCCATTCTGTCAACATGTATTGTATGTAACCACTTCAATTCATACCAACAGCTACGGACACAAGCATTGACTTATTTTCACTTTGTCCCATTCTTCAATCTTGTCTGAGATGTACAGTATACTTTAGTTGAAACACCTGTGTTATGTCTAATATGCATTAATACAAATCTATTTAGCATTCACTTTAGACATTTTGAATCGTAAGCTTCAAGTGTTGTGTTTGCTACCACAGGAAGTATTAAAAGTTAATGACAAACATTCTATGGAAAAGTATTTGTattataatgtaacaaaatgtatgAGTTTATACAAAACTTTATTGCATTTGGTCATCCCCAAAAATGTGGCCTTTGAAAGCCTTGATAGTGGCATCCTTCACATAGCTGACAACAGGGTGGCAGGTCTTTTGATGTTCTGCACTAGAGTTCCATAGCCCAGTAGACTCACCTGGGGATAGGGGGATGGACAcatgttagttttaataaatgtctgggagacagggaggagagagcatgAGTTTTGGCGTGAGTACAAAAAAATCCAATCCAACCAGTGGCTTTGGATAATATGCTATGTCATCACACAGGCAGACTGCCACAGTGAAGGAGGATTACATAGCGCATCATGTATACTATTATGAGTTTAGTTTAGCTTCTCTGTGCTCTGGAGAGGTTGTTGGTCAGAAGGCCTTAGACCATTCTGTCTCTGTAGCACCTGGAGAGAGCTCAATAGAGGTAGTGAGTGCTAGAAAGAGAGAGCCCTCACCCCTGATCTCCCATTGGCCCAGAGTCTCCTGCTCAGGCTCCAAGAAATCAGATGATAAACCTTCAGAGATTAACAAAAGAAAATTGTACCTTTTTTCACAATACATTTGTCACTTTGctcaggggcgcaactttcactggggacgggggGGACATTCTGAAATTGAATTTTTGTGCCctccagttttatcattggaatgtgatacaaaacaagGCAACGGTGTGCTTGAGGAACATGACTCCTCCGAGCGGTCGTGTAGGCTGTTTCGAGTGTTAATCTGACTGGATTAAAAAAATGGATGTCTCCCCAcatctaaaaccaaagttgcacccctgacTTTGCCTATTTCACATGAATAAATGACCATATCTGATTAAAAGCATGCATGCCATTTTGTGATAACAGCTATGACAAATTACATGGCATACATGTGAATTTATAGCTAGCTaaaatattatttatattatgGCACAATGTCTCATCTCACTAACAATTACTATGGGGAACAGCAAATTCAATTATTGTGGCTCATCcgtattgtggctagcttcacataggtgATTTATTCCATCATGACAACATGCTCCTCATTTGACTcactgtagttagctagctactagctTATGAATTAAGTATTAATAAGTGATATAGTTAATGTGAGCTAGCCATCCATGCTTTGCTTTTGACATGCCACGATCCTGCTTGCTTTATATCTGACAAATATGTTATCTACCATAGCTAGATAATGGATTATGATACTTACAGTtagttcgctagctagctagctaagtgtaAAACTGAGTCAGGCTGTAAaacccagctaacgttagctaaccaaCTCGAATTATTCAGTTATAGCCAAGCTAGCTTGATACTAGCTTATGGTAACGTTATCTTACCATGCTTTTCTGGCCAAACTTGACATTCCTCTCGCCCATCCCGGTCGATTCCTTCTTGCCTACTCCCGTCTCTTGGTCTTCCTCTAGGTTCAAACCTATATGGCTGTAGTCCTTTGCCTTACTGTCAAAAGCGACCCACTCCTAACACAGCAACCTGGTGCAGGCAGGTAGTCAATGGCTCAGTGTTCCAAAACTGTTCACCTGTTTCTACGTCAAGCAAGGGCAATGTTCCATTTGTTCTTTTTGAGTGTTTTTATGGTGCGTGTGCGGAACAGCAGCATATAATATATTTCCAACCCCCCAAAAAGTGACAAATATAATAGATCAACATGCAGTGGTATTGATCAACCAATCAAGACCACCCATATACGTTtgcttgaccccccccccccccattgtcaTACTGGAGGAATAAATATAAAAGTAAATGCAGAAATAATATGAATGAATAAAATGAAAGAAAGTGGGATTCGTTATTTAAAttatgtatctatgtatgtgtgcAATTATTAATCAATGTATTTGTTTTATGTGTGTTTtatatttacatttggttgagttgtcaactaccATGAATTCAATGTGAAGTCAACCCAAAACGTCAccctgtcattggatttaggttaagaCTTGGGTGAAAGAAATATAACGTTCCATGACATTGAATACTTTTTGCAAATTACGTCAACACATACGTAGTTTTTTTTGGTTCAAATGATGTAGacacaacgttgattcaaccagtttttgccatGTGGGTGGTTTGTCTTCATGCGTTCTTGTTGCTTGTAGACCTAATATGTCCTTCGATGTAGGCCTATGCCTTTTCATTTCAATGCATGTGTATGATTTGTATGGCATAGTTTGCATTCGCGGTCAGCTGTTTTATGCACTGGTTACTTCCACATTGATATCGGCATTTGAAGTCGAGCTTGTGAATTGATAGCGTTTATTATGCATATATTTCATGTTGCACTGTACAGGTACGCGCCATTCCAcaagtaaatcagtcaatttatgATGAGGTTGAGCAGTGGCTGGGCTCATTTTTTAATTTTAGTTTTCTCAGAGTATAATTTTGGAGTTTTGCCATACCCTGAATTTAGCTGAACTGACGCCACTGGTTTAACCACTAATTTTCTTGTCTGTCAGAATGACAGTGTGGGTTCAAGTGACAGACAATGGCATACATTATGGAAGGTATTCAGGAAAGTATatgaatgtttttttgttgttttgtttttacaaGGTCTGCATGTCTCAATACATTTGGCAGTTTCCCCTATACCCTACAGCCCTACAAGGTCCCATAGTCCAGCAATGCTCCTCAGTAGGCGCTGGCTGCCAATGCTTTAGCACTGGCTATAAGGTGTGTCTCACAAACGCAATTCACATTATTTCCTGTTTCCACAACTATTGACTTTAAAGTGCACTAGAAATAATGACATTGCATAAAATAGAGACATTCATGCGATAGGGACTCCGATTTAACCAATAATTGTATTCTGACATTCCAGAACAATGTCAAAAGGCAATTCTTGGTTGAATCGCAGATAGGGATAGCACTGACTGACAAGCTGTCAcaacaacaataaaataaaacagtaTAGGCTAACTTGCAGGTGCATTCTACACTAGGCTATGACACGCGCGTCGCACCCATGCATGATTAGGGACCATAAACGATTTGGCGCTTCTATTTTATCAACCGTTCGTTTCCTACCTGCATTGCCGCAGTCTGCACATACATCGTTTCCAGGTCTGGCCAAGACATCTTGCAAGAGCCGTTTATTCCTCTCCGACTCCATCACCGTTTGATCTCCACCCAATCCGAAAGACTTCAATACAAAGCACGTTCACTGGGATAAAACAAAAATGCAATTGTGACCTTGTAGGCTTCTcgaaatactgaacaaaaaatgcTCCTGGTTTTGAACAAAAAAAGCTAATGAAAAGCCTATTAGAAATCCGCTTGGATGAGATGATTTGAAGGTTTGACAAGTCTCTATCTTGTAAACTACAGCTCTATTACGAAGTCTTGCTGACTGCATTATCTGAAGTCTGTGTCATCCCCTCATTCTCCTCCAACTCATGTGTCTACAGTCGCAGTGAGACCTCCAGTGGTATGATGATCATTACTTGTTTTTTTACTACCTGTGTAGCCTAATTCTTTCTTTCTGACACTGACAGCCAACATATTGTGAAAGTTTTCATAAGGACTATTTTATTTTGTACAAAATGTGCACTGTCCATACATTTCACTGGCAAATATTATGTATTTGAAGTTGCCTTTATTTCCACTTTCTTCTGTCCCTTTAAAAGTTAGTAGATAGTCGATAACATCGATTTAGAAATTGAAATACTAGAAGGCTTTTAACTCTTATTATGGGCTAAAGGGcagccattttggtcagggaggtggtcaaccatggtttgccTGTGCTGTGATAAGAAATTGGGTGCGTTCGTAAATCACACTGGCTATCTCCTCCGATTTCAGAGAACTttcatctgagtgtgccagagtgaAGAATAACTGATTGAATTTACGAATGGTCAGCAccagttgaatatggccggtgcaAGTAAACGTCTGGGtgaaaaaagcgtaattaaattgttgccagcaacaCCGTTCCAGTCACCAactctctggataacatgaaaacagcataACCAACTCTGCTAGGTCAAGTAAAATGGTCAATGAGGTATTCTCTCATTTGTATCTGGAAGTAGTTAGAAAGATAgcccagttagcttgggtgcttgactgccgttagTCAGAACGCTTGGAacaaccctactcctcagccagagcgtccagtgtgtgctctgaacgcctttactgccattcattccaattagacttGTTtggggtgcgttcgtaaattcactctggccaTCTGCTCCGTTTTCAGAGCACTCGTCAAGTGTGCCAGAGCGCAAAATATCTGAAGAATTTACGAACGTTCACCACCCGTGTTgataacataataaaaacataattaaattgttgccagcatcacagttacagtcaccaacgatCTGGATAACAAACTGCCTAACCAGCCCTGcaagggcgagtaaaatggtcagagtgaggtgttctctcatttgtgccTGGAAGTAGCGAGCAAGCTAGCCAAGGTTAGCCAGTttgcttgggtgcttgactgacATTGTGAGGTCAGAACTTGGATCAACCATACTCCTCAGtcagagcgtccagtgtgtgcTCTGAAAGTGAAACTCGCTGAATTTACAAATGGCCAATGTGAAAATGCTCTGATTTTACAAATGCCCAGAGCACACTTGAACACTCAATATTACATTTACGAACACACCTGACCAATATGGCTGGAATTTCACTCCATTCTAGAACTTTGAAGGTTTATGACTTAGCCCCTCAAGTAATTGAGTAGGATCTCCATGGTCGAAAACGTAATCGATGTTATCTATGGGTTGATTATTCACGTCTAGCTCAGAACGTTTGTCTACGTCATAACTGTGCTGCGACTGAACTGCGCTATTGCTTTAAATAATCGCGAAGgtcttgtttttatttttgacaCGTCTTACAAAAAGCAATCATGTCGACCGCAATGAACTTTAGCAGTAAATCTTTTCGGCCCCGTGCTCCAGACAAAGGATCCTTCCCTCTGGATCATTTCGGTAAGAAAAATAAACCACTCCTTGTTGAGTAACTGACTCGTTAGTTCCAGCAATAGCTGTGACGTGCAAAGCTCCTGTAGTTTCCAGCTGTATAGGAAAGAGATGTTTGACCTCCGATGTATGCGATCTGTGAAATGACAGGCATACGGGAATGAATGACAGTTAAACTGCTTTAGCTTTCCCCTGTAGTTGTTTAGTGATTGAAAGGCAATGCACCATTGCATCTGCTGTTTGTCATTGCAGGAGAGTGTAAAGCATTCAAAGAGAAATTCATGAAGTGCTTGAAAGACAACAGCTATGATAACTCCATGTGTCGAGTACAGTCTAAAGACTACCTTGAATGCCGGATGGATAAGTGAGTATTGACTGTTCTTTTAGCTGCTACTTCCTGTTGAGAATGAGATGActaggtatacacacacacaccattgactACAACTTGACTTCTCTGATCACCAATGTGAAACTATTCTCTGCTATTTAAGTCAGCTGATGGCCAAGGAACCTCTGGAGAAGCTAGGGTTCAAAGACCTGATGGACAAACCCAGCCAGGAG encodes:
- the LOC135523899 gene encoding cytochrome c oxidase assembly protein COX19, which gives rise to MSTAMNFSSKSFRPRAPDKGSFPLDHFGECKAFKEKFMKCLKDNSYDNSMCRVQSKDYLECRMDNQLMAKEPLEKLGFKDLMDKPSQENKEAKP